The following is a genomic window from Candidatus Cloacimonadota bacterium.
ATAAGGGTACAGAAAGCATCCCACCAACAACAAGAAACGGTGCAAGTGTCCAGTCGATTACTTGATTCATAGATATATACATAATAAGTCCAACTAAGCAGGTAAGTCCTTCTGCAAAAGACGTAATTCCAATCGCACTCTTGCCATCAACACCCGATAAGAGTTGTCCGCTGGTCACAACAGGTCCATAACCTCCACCACTCATACCTTTATTAAATGATGCAACGACACTTAAACCGATTATCTTTTTCCATGAAAATTTGAATACTTTTTTGGATGTTATGAGAATTAATAAACCCATAGTGAGAATCAGAATGCCAATATAGAGCTTCACATAGAATTTGGGCAGACTGACTGCAATAATAACTGCCGCAACCGTTCCAACTATACTGCACATAGCAATAAGTAAAGCAATCTTCAGGTCTTTGGGTAAATAACTTTTCAGGCTGCTTATAAAGTTCAGTTGTGAATTTCTAAAATCAGGTTTTATCCCAGTAAATAACTGCACGTTACCCATTTTGTTGTGAATAAGCCCGGCAAAAATACCTGTAAAAAGTTCTGATAAAAGAATGCAGGGTACGATCTGCATAGGTTGATAACCAAGTAATAATAAGATTGGAGTTAAGGATGTGCCATATCCCATCCCGAGTGTCGAATCGAAATACTCGGCAACAAATGCCATTAATACGATCGGCAAGCCAATCTGAAGAATGAATGACCATTCCATTGAATCCTCCTTGATGATTTTGCCTTATCAAAGAGGATGATTTGAGTTTGTCAAGTAATTCTATATACTTTATCATCTTTATAGGCTTTAATAAATTTATACTAAATCTTTAAGCGTTGTATTTTCTAGTTTTGCCGAGGCGTAATCCCGTATTTCTTTCAAAAGAGATTTGAGCTTTGGGCATCGCTCTATCGGACTTTCCTCATAAAAATGGAGACTTACCGAAACGACTGGAGCAAGAGGTCCATCGATACTTCTGATGACTTCCGCTGTGGATATCTTTGATGGTTCTTTTGAAAGTTTATAACCCCCACTCGGTCCCCGCACACTCCTTACAAAACCTGATTGTTTAAGAAGTATCAGAATTTGTTCCAGAAATTTTTGAGGTATATTATTTGTTTCAGCAAGATTGCTAATTGTCAGAATCTGACTATCATAATTCTTCGCTAAACTCACCAATGCAAGAAGTGCATACTCACTTTTTTTAGAAAGTCGCATGTTATTTCCTTAAT
Proteins encoded in this region:
- a CDS encoding sulfite exporter TauE/SafE family protein, producing MEWSFILQIGLPIVLMAFVAEYFDSTLGMGYGTSLTPILLLLGYQPMQIVPCILLSELFTGIFAGLIHNKMGNVQLFTGIKPDFRNSQLNFISSLKSYLPKDLKIALLIAMCSIVGTVAAVIIAVSLPKFYVKLYIGILILTMGLLILITSKKVFKFSWKKIIGLSVVASFNKGMSGGGYGPVVTSGQLLSGVDGKSAIGITSFAEGLTCLVGLIMYISMNQVIDWTLAPFLVVGGMLSVPLSGITVKRMKTEKLRVIIGIVTVGLGLLALGKIFIK
- a CDS encoding Rrf2 family transcriptional regulator, yielding MRLSKKSEYALLALVSLAKNYDSQILTISNLAETNNIPQKFLEQILILLKQSGFVRSVRGPSGGYKLSKEPSKISTAEVIRSIDGPLAPVVSVSLHFYEESPIERCPKLKSLLKEIRDYASAKLENTTLKDLV